NNNNNNNNNNNNNNNNNNNNNNNNNNNNNNNNNNNNNNNNNNNNNNNNNNNNNNNNNNNNNNNNNNNNNNNNNNNNNNNNNNNNNNNNNNNNNNNNNNNNNNNNNNNNNNNNNNNNNNNNNNNNNNNNNNNNNNNNNNNNNNNNNNNNNNNNNNNNNNNNNNNNNNNNNNNNNNNNNNNNNNNNNNNNNNNNNNNNNNNNNNNNNNNNNNNNNNNNNNNNNNNNNNNNNNNNNNNNNNNNNNNNNNNNNNNNNNNNNNNNNNNNNNNNNNNNNNNNNNNNNNNNNNNNNNNNNNNNNNNNNNNNNNNNNNNNNNNNNNNNNNNNNNNNNNNNNNNNNNNNNNNNNNNNNNNNNNNNNNNNNNNNNNNNNNNNNNNNNNNNNNNNNNNNNNNNNNNNNNNNNNNNNNNNNNNNNNNNNNNNNNNNNNNNNNNNNNNNNNNNNNNNNNNNNNNNNNNNNNNNNNNNNNNNNNNNNNNNNNNNNNNNNNNNNNNNNNNNNNNNNNNNNNNNNNCTGATGACCACCTTAAAAAATGGCACACTCGTTTCTGCATTGAAGTATACAATTTGTCTCCTTTctgtatttctttttctttttcttcgtgAGTTAAATCTTTTTATTCATTACATTGACCTTATCTTCTAGTTTCTTAGGTTAGGCGGTCTATCTGCCGTGTCCTGTTTTAGTTGGGTTTTGAAGCAGTTTTGTTTATCATCAGGGTTTCTTGTTTTAATCGTAGTCCTGCATAGTGTGTAGTTAAATATCCAAACAAAGTGGCAGGTGACCATGCAAGATTGCATTTTCTTCTAATTGAACTAGGTGGGTTTGTGTTCTTGTGATTTTCTCTTACCTTTGCTTGTTTATTACTGTTTGGTTTGTGATATCTTGCAAGTTCGCATGGGACTGTACTTTTCTCACTAACCAGCTTCCTTTGTCTTGTGCTTTCCTTTTGTCAAGGTGAATAGAAAGCAACTCTCTTTGCTGTTAGGAGCTTGATCATGCGAACGTGTAGTTGCAATTTGCATTGATTGTATCTATGTGCTACTTTGTAATTCAAATGAAATATCCTGTCTCGGTCAACTTCTCTTGCCCTGTTTCCTCTCTATTTGTGTTATTTCTGGCTTCTTTTACGCCGGCCATATAACCTGTATTCCTTTTGGAAGTTAAGTCAATGCATTTCATCTCTTAGATCGGATTAACACTTGCCTTTTGATGATGGCTATTTTTATCATTGATGTCCTGAAACAGGTCCTCCTAATTTTGAGACCTAGAAGTTAGTAACTTAGAATCATGCGTCCTGGGCTGTTGGTTTATAAGCTCATTGGTTGAGAAATTTTGCGGTGACTGTTTTCTTGATTTGCTTCATTGCTTCAAAATATTACTGATAATTACACTTTACAGTTTCCAGCGAAAATATCCGAAGATCCTTGCTAGTTTCCAGTGACGTTCTATCCCATTAAACAAGATTCTTCAAGGTGATGGTTCAGTCTCAACCCTGCTGACCTCCATGTCCGGGGCCCCACGCTCCAACCTTGGACTTGTTCCCAGGGACATGAATGGTAGCCTTCCAGTTAGTACTACAAATTCCTCTGGGCCAAGCATTGGTGTTAGCTCTTTGGTGACCGATGGCAACTCATCACTTTCTGGAGGTGCCCAGTTTCAGCAAAGTACGAGCATGAATGCTGATTCATTCACGCGCCTTCCTGCCTCTCCGATGTCGTTTTCGTCCAATAACATTTCTGGCTCTTCAGTCATTGATGGCTCCATCATGCAGCAAAGTCCACCCCAAGAGCAGATGCAGAAGCGGAGAGCATCTAGTGTAACATCACAACCTGTGATTGATGCTGCTGCCGCATTTCATGCTCAAAAGAAGCCAAGAGTTGATATTCGGCAAGATGATATCTTGCAACAACAGTTGATTCAACAGCTGCTCCAAGGTCAGAGTTCTCTTCATCTCCAGGGCCAACATAACCCACAGCTTCAAGCCTTGATCCGGCAGCACAAACTGGCACAAATTCAGCAACAACAGCAGCATCAGTTATCACAACAATTTCCTCAGCATCAACATTCTCAAGTTGGCATACCTCGGCAGCCACAGTTGAGGCCACCGCTAGCACAGCCTGAAATTCAGCTAGCTGGACCTGTTAGGACTCCTGTCGAGAGCGGGCTTTGTTCCCGAAGGTTAATGCAGTATTTGTATCACAAGCGTTACCGGCCAGATGTGAGTTTATGCATTTTCAGATATTTATTACAAGATACACAACAATGGAAGTACAATTTACTCAAAATTATCTTGTAGGATAATCCCATAACATACTGGAGGAAGCTCATTGATGAATATTTTGCACCACGATCAAGAGAAAGATGGTGTGTGTCATCATATGAAAAACCAGGGAATACCTCGGTTGCTATTCCACAGACATCCCCGGTTAGTAAAAAAAATCATATCTGAAATTATGTTGAATAGATGTTTAAATAGTATCATACACCATCTTTTTAAAGTTTTGCTAGGATTATTCAATACTGTTTATTATCGATTACCTTTGATGGCAGTGAGAAACGTAATTTGTATGTGTAGCCTCTTGAGGAAATATTTGTTATTTTAGCCTGCACTAGTTATTTTAATTGAAAGTTTGAAATTGTCCTGCAATGGCTATTTTAATTATATATATCTATTTTGTGTAATGAACCCGCTGATAGCTGATAAAGCTGATTCTTTGTCTGCTCTGCATGTATGGTCGAAATCAAGGGTACTTATTCCTTGATGTTGTATAAGATCTATGAAATTTCACACTCCTATTCTTTCCTTGTTACAGGGTACATGGCGTTGTGATATTTGTAATACGCATTCGGGGAAAGGATATGGTAAAATGTTATATCCTTGGTTGTTTGCACATTTCCCTTCAAGATTGCTCACTGCGTATGAATGCTGATATGTTATGCTTATTCTGTTATTCCCCTATTTGCCAAGCTCAATATTCTTGTACATGTCTTGTGCTTTACAGAAGACAATCAACAATATTACTTTCTAAGGAAGCCATTATGCATCaagattgcaaataaaagtagCTTTACAGAAGACAATCAACAATATTACTTTCTAAGGAATCCATTAAGCATCAAGAGTGCAAATAAAAGTATCTTATGAAGTTGTTAACTCTCTGGAGCAGTACAGAATACCTTATCATAAGAAATAGCGGGTTACTGTCATGAATGAAGAATAACCTCATAGTTTTGGCATTTTATTTCTTCCACAGCAAAGCTTTCTTTGTGTTATCATGCACTTTGCCCCTCCTGTTTTTTAGATGAACATCTTGACTGTCTGTTTTTGGGGCCCTTTCTGTTTTGCTTCTTCATTGTGCAATTCTCATAAATAAGATTTTAAGTTTTTCTCTGCAATGTAATCAATATTTTTTTTGAGCTCACCCAGTTTCCCGCCTTCTCTTATCTATCATACAGAGGCTACCTCTGAAATACTTCCTAGACTCTGTCAAATTAGATTTGACCACGGTGTTAAGGATGAATATCTATTCCTTGACATGCCGAACGAGTTCCGGTTGCCCAACGGACTGCTGCTCCTGGAGCATGCTAAAGTTGTTCAGAAGAGCATCTATGAACACCAACATGTCACACATGAGGGACAACTGAGAATAATATTCACTCCAGAACTAAAGGTATGTTCCTAGTTGTAGTAGCTAGAGCCATACCATAGCACCTTTTGGGTGTCTTTTCTTGAGCATTTGTGCATTTGTGGATATCTTGAAGTGAGAATCATTCTTATGTGCTGATTGCATATGCAGATTATGTCCTGGGAGTTTTGTTCACGGAAACACGACGAGTATGTCACTCGCAAGTTTCTAACAGACCAGGTAAAGTTCTTAGACCAGTATGGGCTTCCTGTTCCATCGCCTATTTGATTAACCTTTGGTTCAAAGGCTGCATATGGTTGAGCTATCGCCTACATATACACAGTGTGATTTGATGCCTGGCATCTTGTAGTTTTGTGTTTATGGCGTAAATCTAATGGGCATTGCTGCTCCTGGGTGATTGGGGTGAAAAGACCAGATCCCTCCCATGCTTACTAGTTTCATCATCCATTTGCTTAACTGTCTACTCAATTAAGTTACAGATAGCTGCAGGCGGAAAACACCAAAGACGATTAAATTATACTCAACCTTTAGAGTAGGCCATAATTCATTGCGATCCTTATGTTTGCCATAGCACCTTTCAAAATCACTTGTTACAAGTGGGGACATCACCCACTCCGCCGTCTTGTTTTCTGGTTCTAAATATTTACCACGATTATTTTACGGTTTTGGAATTTGAAAGCTTCCTTTCTTTTTCATAATTTTTTCTTCCAAATGGATTTATTTTTTACTTTGTAGGAAATGGTAAAGCACGGGTGTTCAACCAGTTCACCTAATTATAAATCTTAAACTGTGGCTTTGTGTGATGCGCTTTAACTTTGGTACTCTTCTATATTTTTCTTATGCACATGCTTTTGTTTTTTCAGGTTACACATATGCTGCGTGCTACCCAGAATTACCAAGCTACTGTCACTAAAAATGGACCTGCTGGCCTATCGAACGATGAGGCACAAAACGCTTGCAACCAGTTAGTAAAACTAAAGTCACAAAAATATGTAGTTGATTCTCTCTAGAGTTGAATTTCTGATATTCTAATCACTACTTGTAAATTCTTTTTTTGTATGAAATTTGTAGGTTTGCGTCAGCATCACGACAACTAGCGAAAAATATAGATCACCACAGCCTAAATGAGCATGGTCTTTCTAAAAGATATGTTCGCTGTTTGCAGGTAACTGGAGTTCCCTAAGTAGTATTTACCTTTCTATTTGCTCAACATTTTGTTAAAAAACATTTTGTAGTCTTGATATTTTCCACATGGAGTGCATTATATGGTTTTGTTCCGTATATGTGCATTATGGCATGTTGATTGCTTATGTCCTCTTGGCAGATATCAGAGGTGGTGAATCACATGAAGGATCTAATTGAGTTCAGCCACAAGAATAAGCTCGGCCCTATAGGTAGGAGCATGCACATACACCAATCGTCTTTAGTACCTAGGTGCTGTATTAAGTTTCCATAAAACAGTTTTGACTAGTGATACTCATGAATATGGTAGAACTAAGCATAGCATTTTGGTTTCTTCCAAAAAGTTAAGCAATAATGCATGTTCTATTGTATTACCTCCgtaccaaaatataagatgtttttgtagGCTAGGCTAGTTGAGCCTACAAAAACGTTAATATTTTGATATGGAGGTAGTACTTCATAAGAAACATGTACATGACTAGAAACTACGTTCAAACTCCAGCTGAGCCAAAAACCCAGCTAATGCAAATCCGGTCGTAATGCAACTTCTGAACTAGTGAGAGATGTGGACTGTGAGCTTGAACATGTACAAATTGGTTGTGATGCAAACAGTGCGGAGCTAAACATTGTATGCCACCTTTAGGGCTTCATCATATTTGCTGCTGATAACAGCAAATCATAACAACTGAAGAGAAACATTTGTGACATAGTGACCCTGCTTTGCCCATTGATCCCA
This portion of the Triticum dicoccoides isolate Atlit2015 ecotype Zavitan chromosome 7A, WEW_v2.0, whole genome shotgun sequence genome encodes:
- the LOC119331151 gene encoding probable transcriptional regulator SLK3 isoform X1; the protein is MSGAPRSNLGLVPRDMNGSLPVSTTNSSGPSIGVSSLVTDGNSSLSGGAQFQQSTSMNADSFTRLPASPMSFSSNNISGSSVIDGSIMQQSPPQEQMQKRRASSVTSQPVIDAAAAFHAQKKPRVDIRQDDILQQQLIQQLLQGQSSLHLQGQHNPQLQALIRQHKLAQIQQQQQHQLSQQFPQHQHSQVGIPRQPQLRPPLAQPEIQLAGPVRTPVESGLCSRRLMQYLYHKRYRPDDNPITYWRKLIDEYFAPRSRERWCVSSYEKPGNTSVAIPQTSPGTWRCDICNTHSGKGYEATSEILPRLCQIRFDHGVKDEYLFLDMPNEFRLPNGLLLLEHAKVVQKSIYEHQHVTHEGQLRIIFTPELKIMSWEFCSRKHDEYVTRKFLTDQVTHMLRATQNYQATVTKNGPAGLSNDEAQNACNQFASASRQLAKNIDHHSLNEHGLSKRYVRCLQISEVVNHMKDLIEFSHKNKLGPIEGLKNYPKQTAGPKLTVQNLHDSKAVKTEISPHVNNEVPGVGAISNNPQNPAAQSNYQHMLRSSSANQLLQQEASQNAAAMNSYQNMFRSSSANQGLLQQEASQNAGALNNYQNMLRGSSPNQSLLQQEASSIFKGPTAVHGGIQLEASRSFRAAQLGQFQHPMSFQQGMSQHQHNNFQGLGASPQFQQHVINQLLQEAKNSNSRALAHQQQQQQHHQQQQQQHHQQQQQQQHHQQQQQQQLQHQQQQQQHQQQQQSPSTPNANGGLASGAAVANTAASGEQAQHMNNGTAKGAALMGMTGPSNLINSGAGMVQRSSSFKSVSSNPAASGGNAATPKAESVHDMDDLEHLISHELVESGLFMGEQPGDGGFSWNI
- the LOC119331151 gene encoding probable transcriptional regulator SLK3 isoform X2, with product MATHHFLEVPSFSKQSPPQEQMQKRRASSVTSQPVIDAAAAFHAQKKPRVDIRQDDILQQQLIQQLLQGQSSLHLQGQHNPQLQALIRQHKLAQIQQQQQHQLSQQFPQHQHSQVGIPRQPQLRPPLAQPEIQLAGPVRTPVESGLCSRRLMQYLYHKRYRPDDNPITYWRKLIDEYFAPRSRERWCVSSYEKPGNTSVAIPQTSPGTWRCDICNTHSGKGYEATSEILPRLCQIRFDHGVKDEYLFLDMPNEFRLPNGLLLLEHAKVVQKSIYEHQHVTHEGQLRIIFTPELKIMSWEFCSRKHDEYVTRKFLTDQVTHMLRATQNYQATVTKNGPAGLSNDEAQNACNQFASASRQLAKNIDHHSLNEHGLSKRYVRCLQISEVVNHMKDLIEFSHKNKLGPIEGLKNYPKQTAGPKLTVQNLHDSKAVKTEISPHVNNEVPGVGAISNNPQNPAAQSNYQHMLRSSSANQLLQQEASQNAAAMNSYQNMFRSSSANQGLLQQEASQNAGALNNYQNMLRGSSPNQSLLQQEASSIFKGPTAVHGGIQLEASRSFRAAQLGQFQHPMSFQQGMSQHQHNNFQGLGASPQFQQHVINQLLQEAKNSNSRALAHQQQQQQHHQQQQQQHHQQQQQQQHHQQQQQQQLQHQQQQQQHQQQQQSPSTPNANGGLASGAAVANTAASGEQAQHMNNGTAKGAALMGMTGPSNLINSGAGMVQRSSSFKSVSSNPAASGGNAATPKAESVHDMDDLEHLISHELVESGLFMGEQPGDGGFSWNI